A section of the Tenrec ecaudatus isolate mTenEca1 chromosome 15, mTenEca1.hap1, whole genome shotgun sequence genome encodes:
- the DSEL gene encoding dermatan-sulfate epimerase-like protein, with amino-acid sequence MALMFTGHFLFLALVMFGFSTFEESVSNYSEWAVFTDEIDQFKTQKVQDFRPIQKPKKSILHPSLYFDAGEIQAMRQKSHTSHLHLFRAIRSAVTVMLSNPTYYLPPPKHADFAAKWNEIYGNNLPPLALYCLLCPEDKVAFEFVLEYMDRMVGYKNWLVENAPGDEVPIGHSLTGFATAFDFLYNLLDNHRRQKYLEKIWVITEEMYEYSKVRSWGKQLLHNHQATNMIALLTGALVTGTDKGSKANMWKQIVVDVMEKTMFLLNHVVDGSLDEGVAYGSYTSKSVTQYVFLAQRHFNINNLDNNWLKMHFWFYYATLLPGFQRTVGIADSNYNWFYGPESQLVFLDKFILKNGAGNWLAQQIRKHRPKDGPMVPSTAQRWSTLHTEYIWYDPQLTPQPPAEYGTAKMHTFPNWGVVTYGAGLPNTQANTFVSFKSGKLGGRAVYDIVHYQPYSWIDGWRSFNPGHEHPDQNSFTFAPNGQVFVSEALYGPKLSHLNNVLVFAPSPSSQCNKPWEGQLGECAQWLRWTSEEVGDTAGEIITASQHGEMMFVSGEAVSAYSSAMKLKSVYRALLLLNSQTLLVVDHIEKQEDSPINSVSAFFHNLDIDFKYIPYRFMNRYNGAMMDVWDAHYKMFWFDHRGHSPIASIQEAEQAAEFKKRWTQFVNVTFPMESTIMRIAYIFYGPYVNVSSCKFMDNSKSGLQISLNVNHTEHVVSIVTDYHNLKTRFNYLGFGGYATVTDQGQITRFGLGTQAILMPIRHDRVIFPFGFKFNIAVGFILCISLVILAFQWQFYISFRKLMRWILILVIALWFIELLDVWSTCTQPICAKWTRTEAKTSKKALSSEEHLASLPSVVITSLPGSGAEILKQLFFNSSDFLYIKVPTTYINIPETEFEVSSFVDACEWKVSDIHSDRFRLLRGWLQSLAQDTKLHLQNIHLHEPSRSKMAQYFTTNKDKKRKSKKRESLQDQRSKMKGTFERDAEYIRALRRHLVYYPSARPVLSLSSGSWTLKLPFFQEVLGASLKALYVVRDPRAWIYTVLYSSKPSLYSLKNVPEHLAELLKIEGGKGKCNLDSGYAFEYESLRKELSKPQSNAVSLLSHLWLANTAAALRINTDLLPTSYQLVKFEDIVHFPQKTTERIFAFLGIPLSPASLNQILFATSTNLFYLSYEGEISPTNINVWKQNLPREEIKVIENICWTLMDRLGYPKFMD; translated from the coding sequence ATGGCGTTAATGTTTACAGGACATTTCTTATTTTTAGCATTAGTGATGTTTGGTTTCTCTACTTTTGAGGAATCTGTGAGCAATTACTCTGAATGGGCAGTTTTTACAGATGAAATAGATCAGTTTAAGACACAAAAAGTACAAGATTTCAGACCCATCCAAAAGCCGAAGAAAAGTATACTTCATCCAAGTTTATATTTTGATGCTGGAGAAATTCAAGCAATGCGACAGAAATCTCACACAAGCCATTTGCATCTTTTTAGAGCTATCAGAAGTGCAGTGACAGTTATGCTGTCTAATCCAACATACTACCTACCTCCACCCAAGCATGCTGATTTTGCTGCCAAGTGGAATGAAATTTATGGCAACAATCTGCCTCCTTTAGCATTGTACTGTTTATTATGCCCAGAAGACAAAGTTGCCTTTGAATTTGTCTTGGAATATATGGACAGGATGGTTGGTTACAAGAACTGGCTAGTTGAAAATGCACCAGGGGATGAGGTTCCAATTGGTCATTCCTTAACCGGTTTTGCCACTGCCTTTGACTTTTTATATAACTTATTAGATAATCATCGAAGACAAAAATATCTGGAAAAAATATGGGTTATTACTGAGGAAATGTATGAGTATTCTAAGGTCCGTTCTTGGGGCAAACAACTTCTCCATAACCACCAAGCTACTAATATGATAGCATTACTCACTGGGGCTTTGGTGACGGGGACAGATAAAGGATCCAAGGCAAATATGTGGAAACAGATTGTAGTAGATGTAATGGAAAAGACAATGTTTCTGTTGAATCATGTCGTTGATGGTTCTTTGGACGAAGGTGTGGCCTATGGAAGCTACACGTCTAAATCAGTCACGCAATATGTTTTTCTGGCCCAGCGCCATTTTAACATCAACAACCTAGATAACAACTGGTTAAAAATGCACTTTTGGTTCTATTATGCCACCCTTTTACCAGGCTTCCAAAGAACTGTAGGAATAGCAGATTCCAATTATAATTGGTTTTATGGTCCAGAAAGCCAGTTAGTTTTCTTGGATAAATTCATCTTAAAAAATGGGGCTGGAAACTGGTTGGCCCAGCAAATTCGAAAGCACCGACCTAAAGATGGACCGATGGTTCCTTCCACTGCCCAAAGATGGAGTACTCTTCATACTGAATACATTTGGTATGATCCCCAGCTAACCCCACAGCCTCCTGCTGAATATGGTACTGCAAAAATGCACACATTCCCCAACTGGGGTGTTGTTACTTATGGGGCTGGGTTGCCAAATACACAGGCCAATACCTTTGTGTCTTTTAAATCTGGAAAGCTGGGAGGGCGAGCTGTCTATGACATAGTTCACTATCAACCATACTCCTGGATTGATGGCTGGAGAAGCTTTAACCCAGGACATGAACATCCAGATCAGAACTCATTTACTTTTGCCCCAAATGGGCAAGTCTTTGTTTCTGAAGCTCTCTATGGACCCAAGTTGAGTCATCTTAACAATGTGTTAGTGTTTGCTCCATCACCCTCAAGCCAGTGTAACAAACCTTGGGAAGGCCAGCTAGGAGAGTGTGCACAGTGGCTTCGATGGACTAGTGAAGAGGTTGGTGacacagctggggaaatcatCACAGCCTCTCAGCACGGGGAAATGATGTTTGTGAGTGGAGAAGCAGTGTCAGCGTACTCTTCAGCAATGAAACTGAAAAGTGTCTATCGTGCTTTGCTTCTCTTAAATTCTCAAACTTTGCTGGTTGTTGATCACATTGAGAAACAAGAGGATTCCCCGATAAATTCTGTCAGTGCCTTCTTTCATAACCTGGATATTGATTTTAAATATATACCATATAGGTTCATGAACAGGTATAATGGCGCTATGATGGATGTGTGGGATGCGCACTACAAAATGTTTTGGTTTGATCACCGTGGTCATAGTCCCATAGCTAGTATCCAGGAAGCAGAACAAGCTGCTGAATTTAAGAAACGGTGGACTCAGTTTGTTAATGTTACATTTCCAATGGAATCCACAATCATGAGGATTGCATATATTTTTTATGGGCCATATGTCAATGTTTCCAGCTGCAAGTTTATGGACAATTCCAAATCTGGACTTCAGATTTCTCTCAATGTCAATCATACTGAACATGTTGTTTCCATTGTCACTGACTACCATAATTTGAAGACAAGGTTCAATTACCTGGGATTTGGTGGCTATGCTACTGTGACTGATCAGGGCCAGATCACTCGATTTGGATTGGGCACACAAGCAATATTAATGCCCATAAGACATGATAGAGTTATTTTCCCCTTTGGATTTAAATTTAATATAGCAGTTGGATTCATTTTGTGCATTAGTCTTGTGATTTTAGCTTTTCAGTGGCAGTTTTACATTTCTTTTAGAAAGCTGATGCGGTGGATACTAATACTTGTTATTGCCTTGTGGTTTATTGAACTGCTGGATGTGTGGAGTACTTGCACTCAGCCCATCTGCGCAAAGTGGACAAGGACAGAAGCGAAAACGAGCAAGAAAGCCTTGTCATCTGAAGAGCACCTTGCCAGTCTTCCCAGTGTTGTCATTACCTCACTTCCTGGTTCAGGAGCTGAAATTCTCAAACAGCTTTTTTTCAACAGTAGTGATTTTCTGTACATCAAAGTTCCTACAACCTACATTAATATTCCCGAAACAGAGTTTGAAGTCAGCTCTTTTGTAGATGCCTGTGAATGGAAGGTGTCAGATATCCACAGTGATCGTTTTCGTTTGCTTCGAGGCTGGTTGCAATCCTTAGCCCAAGACACAAAACTACATTTACAAAACATCCATCTGCATGAACCCAGTAGGAGTAAAATGGCCCAATATTTCACAACaaataaagataaaaaaagaaaatcgaaAAAGAGAGAGTCTTTGCAGGATCAAAGAAGTAAAATGAAAGGCACCTTTGAAAGAGATGCGGAATACATTAGGGCTCTGAGGAGACACTTGGTCTATTACCCAAGTGCACGGCCTGTCCTCAGTTTAAGCAGTGGGAGTTGGACGTTAAAGCTTCCTTTTTTTCAAGAAGTTTTGGgagcttcactgaaggcattgtATGTCGTAAGGGACCCTCGGGCTTGGATTTACACAGTGCTGTACAGTAGCAAACCAAGCCTTTACTCTTTGAAAAATGTGCCAGAACACTTAGCTGAACTATTGAAAATAGAAGGTGGTAAAGGCAAATGTAACTTAGATTCTGGATATGCTTTTGAATATGAATCGCTGAGGAAAGAACTCTCAAAACCCCAGTCAAATGCTGTCTCTCTCTTGTCTCATCTCTGGCTAGCAAACACAGCAGCGGCCCTGAGAATAAATACAGATTTGCTGCCTACCAGCTACCAGCTGGTCAAGTTTGAAGATATTGTGCATTTTCCTCAGAAAACCACTGAAAGGATTTTTGCCTTTCTTGGAATTCCTTTGTCTCCTGCTAGTTTAAACCAAATATTGTTTGCCACTTCCACAAACCTTTTTTACCTCTCCTATGAAGGGGAAATATCACCAACTAATATTAATGTTTGGAAACAAAACTTGCCGAGAGAGGAAATTAAAGTGATTGAAAACATCTGCTGGACATTGATGGATCGTCTAGGATATCCAAAGTTTATGGACTAA